From Microcystis aeruginosa NIES-2549, a single genomic window includes:
- a CDS encoding Fe(3+) ABC transporter substrate-binding protein, whose amino-acid sequence MNDKITRRVFLGAGTATLAVAVGQLGKINEVSAQTNQLNLYSSRHYNTDRRLYDNFTRQTGIKINLVEGEADPLIERIKSEGRNSPADILLTVDAGRLWRADQQGIFAPVNSRILTQRIPANLRHPKGHWFGFSKRLRVIMYNKDRVNPREIDSYADLTNPKWKGKVVTRSSSNIYSQSFTAWLIDIQGEAAAEKWCRGLVANFARSPQGNDKAQIEAVAAGIADLALANTYYLAGYAEEKDPAKRAIYDQVGVIFPDQTGRGAHVNISGGGLIKTAPNRESAIKFLEYLSSNEAQNFFAKGNQEYPVVRGVALDPVLAKLGRGKEDTVSVANYGPNLAKAVQVMNRAGWK is encoded by the coding sequence ATGAACGATAAAATAACTCGTAGAGTCTTTCTAGGCGCAGGAACAGCCACCTTAGCGGTAGCAGTGGGTCAATTAGGGAAAATAAACGAGGTTTCCGCCCAAACTAACCAATTAAACCTCTATTCCTCCCGTCACTACAACACCGACCGACGATTGTATGACAACTTCACCCGACAAACGGGAATAAAAATTAACCTCGTCGAAGGGGAAGCAGACCCATTAATCGAACGGATCAAAAGCGAAGGCCGCAATAGTCCTGCCGATATACTCCTGACGGTAGATGCCGGGAGATTATGGCGGGCCGACCAACAGGGAATTTTTGCCCCGGTCAATTCCCGCATTCTCACCCAAAGAATTCCCGCTAATTTGCGTCACCCCAAAGGTCACTGGTTCGGGTTTAGTAAACGCTTGCGGGTAATCATGTATAACAAAGACAGAGTTAACCCCAGAGAAATCGATTCCTATGCAGATTTAACCAATCCCAAATGGAAAGGAAAAGTCGTCACTCGGTCATCTAGTAACATCTATAGTCAATCTTTTACCGCTTGGTTAATCGACATCCAAGGAGAAGCAGCCGCAGAAAAATGGTGTCGGGGATTAGTGGCTAATTTTGCCCGTTCACCCCAGGGAAATGATAAGGCACAAATCGAAGCTGTCGCCGCAGGAATTGCCGATTTAGCCCTAGCTAACACCTATTACTTAGCTGGGTATGCCGAAGAAAAAGACCCCGCTAAACGGGCAATTTATGACCAAGTAGGCGTAATTTTCCCCGACCAAACAGGGCGCGGCGCTCACGTTAATATTAGCGGTGGTGGTTTAATTAAAACCGCCCCCAATCGAGAATCGGCCATTAAATTTTTAGAGTATCTTTCTAGCAATGAAGCACAGAACTTTTTTGCTAAGGGTAATCAAGAATATCCCGTCGTTCGAGGCGTTGCTTTAGATCCTGTTCTGGCAAAACTCGGACGCGGTAAAGAAGATACCGTTAGTGTGGCTAATTATGGTCCTAATTTAGCCAAAGCAGTACAGGTAATGAATCGCGCTGGTTGGAAATAA